A section of the Hemitrygon akajei chromosome 8, sHemAka1.3, whole genome shotgun sequence genome encodes:
- the timm22 gene encoding mitochondrial import inner membrane translocase subunit Tim22, whose amino-acid sequence MAATRDPAATASPEPERSGGLIYSQLLQHLVGERRQPRPLSPSVLGGFPAPNKSEEQKMVERAMESCGFKAALACVGGFVLGGAFGIFTAGIDTNVGFDPKDPLRTPTAKEVLKDMGQRGMSYAKNFAIVGAMFSCTECIIESYRGTSDWKNSVLSGCVTGGAIGFRAGLKAGAVGCAGFAAFSAVIDYYLR is encoded by the exons ATGGCGGCAACGCGGGATCCCGCTGCCACCGCCTCCCCGGAGCCGGAGCGATCCGGCGGCCTCATCTACTCACAgctcctgcagcatctggtgggAGAGCGGCGGCAGCCACGACCTCTCAGTCCGtccgtgctcggcggcttccccgcTCCCAACAAGTCTGAGGAGCAGAAGATGGTGGAGCGAGCGATGGAGAGCTGCGGCTTCAAGGCGGCGCTGGCCTGTGTAGGAG GATTTGTGTTGGGTGGGGCATTTGGCATTTTCACTGCTGGTATCGACACCAACGTTGGCTTTGACCCCAAGGATCCCCTCAGGACACCAACTGCAAAGGAAGTTCTTAAGGATATGGGCCAGCGTGGCATGTCCTACGCCAAGAATTTTGCTATTGTCGGTGCTATGTTCTCCTGTACAGAGTGCATTATTGAGTCG TACCGGGGAACGTCAGACTGGAAGAATAGTGTACTGAGTGGCTGTGTGACAGGAGGCGCAATCGGATTCCGGG CTGGCCTGAAAGCAGGAGCGGTGGGATGTGCAGGTTTTGCTGCTTTCTCCGCAGTCATCGATTACTATCTGCGCTGA